From one Pirellulales bacterium genomic stretch:
- a CDS encoding thioredoxin family protein: protein MALTPSTMLPLGTKAPPFKLTNVDGRTVSLDDFKAAPALLIMFICNHCPFVKHVADGLAQLARDYQPKGVAVVGISSNNPVTHPADSPEQMVHEAESRGYTFPYLFDETQAVAKAYKAACTPDFYVFDKDRRLVYRGQMDDSRPDSGIPVTGRDLRAALDAVLAGKMPSEKQKPSIGCNIKWKVGNEPEYFGHVKV, encoded by the coding sequence ATGGCACTGACCCCCAGCACCATGCTGCCGCTTGGCACGAAAGCCCCGCCGTTCAAACTGACCAATGTCGATGGGAGAACGGTTTCGCTCGACGATTTTAAAGCCGCGCCGGCCCTGTTGATTATGTTCATCTGCAATCACTGCCCCTTCGTCAAACACGTGGCCGACGGCTTGGCGCAGTTGGCCCGCGACTATCAACCCAAAGGCGTGGCGGTGGTGGGAATCAGTTCGAACAATCCGGTCACCCATCCGGCTGATTCGCCTGAGCAAATGGTTCACGAAGCCGAAAGCCGCGGTTATACGTTCCCCTATCTGTTCGACGAAACGCAGGCGGTGGCCAAAGCGTACAAAGCCGCCTGCACGCCCGATTTTTACGTGTTCGACAAAGATCGCCGCCTGGTCTATCGCGGCCAAATGGACGACAGCCGACCCGACAGCGGAATTCCCGTCACCGGCCGCGATTTACGGGCCGCACTCGATGCCGTGCTGGCCGGGAAAATGCCCAGCGAAAAGCAAAAGCCCAGCATCGGCTGCAACATCAAATGGAAAGTCGGCAACGAGCCGGAATACTTCGGCCACGTGAAGGTCTAA
- a CDS encoding sigma-70 family RNA polymerase sigma factor, producing the protein MVPPMVDWDELVRREGTAVWRTIYRLVRNQADADECFQETFVAALELANRQPVRNWPALLQCLATSRAVDRIRKRLRRTKKEELADLAQAEAKQPGPVQHAEAAERATRLRWALAQIPARQAEIFCLHELGGWKYEALAERFAMTASAVGVLLHRTRKKLHDLLNLHGALSQSLLEQRPT; encoded by the coding sequence ATGGTGCCTCCGATGGTCGATTGGGACGAACTTGTGCGTCGGGAAGGAACCGCCGTTTGGCGGACCATTTATCGCCTGGTTAGAAATCAGGCCGATGCCGACGAGTGCTTTCAGGAAACCTTTGTGGCGGCGCTGGAGCTAGCCAATCGTCAGCCGGTGCGAAACTGGCCGGCGCTTTTGCAATGCCTGGCAACCAGCCGGGCGGTGGATCGGATCCGCAAGCGACTGCGGCGAACGAAGAAAGAGGAACTTGCCGATTTGGCACAAGCGGAGGCCAAACAACCCGGCCCTGTGCAACACGCTGAAGCCGCCGAACGGGCAACCAGGCTGCGCTGGGCTTTGGCGCAAATTCCAGCCCGTCAGGCGGAGATTTTTTGTTTGCACGAATTGGGCGGCTGGAAATACGAGGCCCTGGCTGAACGGTTCGCCATGACGGCCAGCGCCGTCGGAGTGCTGCTGCATCGGACGCGGAAAAAACTGCACGATTTGTTGAATTTGCACGGGGCGTTGTCCCAATCGCTACTGGAACAACGACCGACGTAG
- a CDS encoding NAD-dependent epimerase/dehydratase family protein, which translates to MAQRYLVTGAAGFIGSKVCQILLDAGHAVVGVDNLNASYDPRLKEWRLAQLTPLPRFQFQRIEMTDSGALEKIFAEYDGGAVGGSPFAAVLNLGARAGVQPSVDDPLVYLRTNAEGTLNLLELCRRQGVPKFVLASTSSLYGGHNQVPFSEDADTSRPLSPYAASKKAAEALAFTYHHLHKLDVSVLRYFTVYGPAGRPDMSVFRFIRKISEGEPITVFGDGQQQRDFTYVDDVARGTVAALKPLGFEVINLGGDRLTSLNSLIAQIAELVGRQPIIERRSAHPADVLATWANISKASQLLSWTPQISLEEGLRRTMSWYRENRPLAMQISLGS; encoded by the coding sequence ATGGCACAGCGATATCTGGTCACCGGCGCGGCGGGCTTCATCGGCTCCAAAGTTTGCCAAATTCTGCTCGATGCCGGACACGCGGTGGTGGGCGTTGACAATCTCAACGCCTCCTACGATCCGCGGTTGAAGGAGTGGCGTCTGGCACAGTTGACACCCCTGCCGCGTTTTCAATTTCAGCGGATCGAAATGACCGATTCGGGGGCGCTGGAAAAGATATTTGCCGAGTATGACGGGGGCGCAGTGGGCGGATCGCCGTTTGCCGCCGTGTTAAATTTAGGCGCGCGGGCGGGAGTTCAGCCCTCTGTGGATGATCCGTTGGTTTATTTGCGCACGAATGCCGAAGGGACGCTGAATTTATTGGAACTGTGCCGTCGGCAGGGCGTGCCGAAATTTGTGCTAGCTTCCACTTCCAGCTTGTACGGCGGTCACAATCAGGTGCCGTTTTCGGAAGACGCCGACACCAGCCGGCCTCTTTCGCCGTATGCCGCCTCGAAAAAAGCGGCCGAGGCGTTGGCCTTCACTTATCATCATTTGCACAAGCTCGATGTAAGTGTGCTGCGCTATTTCACGGTTTACGGTCCCGCCGGCCGACCAGACATGAGCGTCTTCCGCTTCATTCGAAAAATATCCGAAGGGGAACCGATCACCGTCTTCGGCGATGGCCAGCAGCAGCGAGATTTTACCTATGTGGACGATGTGGCCCGCGGCACCGTGGCCGCGCTCAAGCCACTGGGGTTCGAAGTCATCAATTTGGGCGGCGACCGTTTGACTTCGCTCAATTCGCTGATCGCGCAAATCGCAGAATTGGTGGGGCGGCAGCCGATTATCGAGCGCCGCAGCGCCCATCCCGCCGACGTGTTGGCCACTTGGGCCAACATCAGCAAAGCCAGTCAGCTGCTTTCCTGGACGCCCCAGATTTCATTAGAGGAAGGGCTCCGCCGCACGATGTCCTGGTATCGAGAAAATCGGCCTTTGGCAATGCAAATCAGTCTCGGAAGCTAG
- a CDS encoding MqnA/MqnD/SBP family protein yields the protein MSSAAKAVAAKQIIRVGHSPDPDDAFMFHALANGKIDTGPYEFRHELVDIETLNRRAFSGELELTAVSIHAYAHLTDQYVLCPCGASMGDGYGPMVVAPRQYNIEDLKLLTIAVPGTLTTAYLALRLCLGGEFKHVVVPFDQIIEAVVSGEYQGRPVDAGLIIHEGQLTYGQRDLKLAVDLGQWWLDKTGLPLPLGGNVLRRNLGATTIREVNRLLKESIRYGLAHRGEALAHALQYGRDLDSAQADKFVGMYVNDWTLDFGPRGREAVRRLLTEGHTAGVIPKRVEPEFVETD from the coding sequence TTGTCTTCCGCCGCCAAAGCTGTCGCCGCCAAACAAATTATCCGCGTGGGGCACAGTCCCGATCCGGACGACGCCTTCATGTTCCACGCGCTGGCCAACGGGAAGATTGACACCGGGCCGTACGAGTTCCGGCACGAGCTGGTCGATATCGAAACGCTCAACCGCCGCGCTTTTAGCGGCGAGTTGGAGCTCACGGCCGTCAGCATTCATGCCTATGCCCACCTCACAGATCAATACGTGTTGTGTCCCTGCGGCGCGAGCATGGGCGATGGTTACGGTCCAATGGTTGTCGCCCCAAGGCAATACAATATTGAAGATTTGAAACTGCTCACTATTGCTGTGCCTGGCACGCTGACCACGGCGTACCTGGCGTTGCGGCTATGCTTAGGCGGGGAATTCAAACACGTGGTCGTGCCATTTGATCAGATCATTGAAGCCGTCGTGAGTGGCGAATACCAAGGTCGACCCGTCGACGCCGGACTAATTATCCACGAAGGGCAACTCACGTACGGGCAGCGCGATCTCAAACTCGCCGTCGACCTGGGACAATGGTGGCTTGACAAAACCGGTCTGCCGCTGCCGCTGGGTGGAAATGTGCTTCGGCGGAATTTAGGCGCGACTACCATCCGTGAGGTGAACCGATTGTTGAAGGAAAGCATTCGCTACGGATTGGCACACCGCGGGGAGGCGCTGGCGCACGCCCTGCAATATGGCCGCGATTTAGACTCGGCCCAGGCAGATAAATTCGTGGGGATGTACGTCAACGATTGGACGCTCGATTTCGGTCCGCGCGGTCGTGAAGCTGTGCGGCGATTGCTGACCGAGGGGCATACGGCGGGGGTGATTCCCAAGCGCGTGGAACCAGAGTTCGTGGAAACCGATTAA